In Pseudoalteromonas carrageenovora IAM 12662, the following proteins share a genomic window:
- a CDS encoding putative bifunctional diguanylate cyclase/phosphodiesterase, translated as MGNLFVYLITIGVVLLTLSILPTLQICKKTKRVSWVLLLFLIVGFILGYWWILYYFVNNPSSDFVASSIALILCGGGAFVFLVIKLSLKSIIKIDEYAEHQRFLAEHDHLTTLPNRKKFFQILNRQIKYKDPFTLLLIDLNNFKKINDLYGNKFGDILLSVFAKTMSQNLSGIAKLYRIGGDEFALIVETSSFDNFEACINAINKSIKSPFVIYEHNLRIKLTIGASLYLQDSLHANELFTQANLALHEAKNTQQPYVSYQKELGKRANDLRDMSSKIKRAINEQEFELYLQPIFEADSEDMHGAEVLIRWPQSDGSFISLELFIGIAEQSGLILGISKWVVLEIINHLKKLKSAGFIGALHVNLSTKDLESPEFYEFMETLLADDPSLSDFIMFEITERAMMTNLPAAQTMMQKLNSRGFEFSVDDFGTGFSSLVLLRELPISQIKIDQSFIKDMLTQIADYAIVESTLFLATRLNCKVVAEGIENEDVQQALTAMSCDYLQGYYYSKPVIIDDFINKYLNEDKYRII; from the coding sequence GGATTTTATATTACTTTGTTAATAACCCATCGAGCGATTTTGTTGCCAGTAGTATTGCACTAATTTTATGTGGTGGTGGGGCATTTGTATTTTTAGTTATTAAACTCAGCTTAAAAAGCATTATTAAAATAGATGAGTATGCAGAGCATCAACGCTTTTTAGCAGAGCATGACCATTTAACTACCCTTCCTAATCGTAAAAAATTCTTTCAAATATTAAATCGCCAAATTAAGTACAAAGACCCTTTTACGCTGCTGTTAATCGATCTAAATAACTTTAAAAAGATTAATGATTTATACGGTAATAAGTTTGGCGATATTTTACTTAGCGTGTTTGCTAAAACAATGAGCCAAAATTTAAGTGGTATTGCAAAACTCTACCGTATTGGGGGAGATGAGTTTGCACTAATAGTAGAGACTTCATCTTTTGATAATTTTGAAGCATGTATAAATGCTATTAATAAATCTATTAAATCACCCTTTGTTATTTATGAGCATAATTTAAGAATAAAACTAACAATAGGGGCAAGTCTTTATTTACAAGACTCTTTACATGCAAATGAGCTATTCACTCAAGCTAACCTAGCATTACATGAAGCTAAAAATACACAGCAGCCTTATGTCTCGTATCAAAAAGAGCTTGGTAAGCGAGCTAATGATTTACGGGACATGAGCTCTAAAATTAAACGCGCTATTAACGAGCAAGAGTTTGAGCTGTACTTACAACCTATATTTGAAGCTGACTCAGAGGATATGCATGGCGCTGAGGTACTTATTCGCTGGCCTCAAAGTGATGGCTCTTTTATTAGCCTTGAGCTATTTATTGGTATTGCAGAGCAAAGCGGGCTTATTTTGGGTATTTCTAAATGGGTTGTACTTGAAATAATTAATCATTTAAAAAAATTAAAGAGTGCCGGCTTTATTGGCGCATTGCACGTAAACCTATCAACTAAAGATTTAGAAAGCCCCGAGTTTTATGAGTTTATGGAAACCTTATTAGCGGATGATCCAAGTTTAAGTGATTTTATTATGTTTGAAATTACTGAGCGAGCCATGATGACCAACTTACCTGCAGCACAAACCATGATGCAAAAACTAAATAGCAGGGGCTTTGAATTTAGCGTTGATGATTTTGGAACTGGGTTTTCTTCATTGGTATTATTACGAGAGTTACCAATAAGCCAAATTAAAATAGATCAATCATTTATAAAAGATATGCTGACACAAATAGCCGATTACGCCATTGTGGAGTCTACTTTGTTTTTAGCAACGCGATTAAATTGTAAGGTGGTTGCCGAAGGCATAGAAAACGAAGACGTACAGCAGGCATTAACAGCAATGAGTTGTGACTATTTACAAGGATATTATTACAGTAAACCAGTAATAATTGATGATTTTATAAATAAGTATTTAAATGAAGATAAGTACAGAATAATTTAG